CACGCGATTGATAGGCTGCAGCACTTGGCAGGTAGTATTTTTCAGTGTATTCGCGCACCACGCGGTTGGCGGAAAAACGCCCTGTGAGCCGCGCCATGCTTTCGCGCATGTGCGAAATCCATTCTGCCGGTATGCCGTCGTGGTTTCGCATGTAGAACATGGGGATCACTTCCTGTTCCAACAGGGTGTACAACTGGTCCGCTTCAAATGCGTCCCAGCCGGGGTCATCGTCATGCTCCATTCCATCGCCCAGCGCCCAACCGACCTCGGGAGTGTAAGCTTCCGCCCACCAGCCATCGAGTTCGGAGAGGTTGAGACCTCCATTCACGAGGACCTTCATACCGCTTGTGCCGCATGCTTCCCAGGGGCGGCGCGGTGTATTGAGCCAGAGATCCACCCCCTGTACCAACTGCTGAGTGAGTTCCATGTCGTAATCGCTCAGAAAGATCACGTGCGAACGCACTTCCTGCCTGCAAATGAAGTTCATCCAGTCTTCAATCATGGCCTGCCCCGATGCGTCGTCCGGATGGGCCTTTCCGGCGATGGCGAGCTGCACAGGACGCTGTGGGTCGGTCAGGATGCGAATCAACCGCGCCGGATCATGGAGCAACAGGTTCGGTCGCTTGTATGCGACAAACCTGCGTGCAAAGCCCATGGTCAAAATGTCCGGGTCGAAAATCCGGCGCGCCCGAGCGATTTCTTCGGGCGCTGCCCCCCGCTCGGCCAGTTGCCTCGACAGACGATTTCGCACGTTTTCCACAAAGATTTGGCGAGCCTGCGAACGCATCTGCCAGAGATCAACATCCGAAACGCTTCGAAGGTCCGTTTCCAGTGTCTCCATCTCACCGAGCCAGCGTTCTTTTCCACAAGCATTGGTCCACAAAAGGTCGGCCATGGCTGAATCCCAGGTCGCCACATGGATACCGTTGGTCACATGTCCGATCGGTACCTCCTTTTCCGGCCAGCGAGGAAATAGAGGCTGGAAAATGCGCCGGCTCACCTGCCCGTGGAGGCGGCTCACTCCGTTGACCGCGCCACTGCCTCTAACCGCTAGATAGGCCATGTTGAACGGCTCGAGGGAATCGTTCGAATTCGCACGGCCCAGAGCGAGCAGTTTATCAATGGAAATGCCGAGCCGCTGCTGGGCGTAAGCACCGAGGTATTGTTCCATAAGGGCTGGAGGAAAGAGATCGAACCCGGCGGCTACGGGCGTATGAGTAGTGAAAAGGTTGCCTGGACGCACGGCGGCAAGAGCGATGTCGAACGGCTGATCGTTTTCCTCCATGAAACACCGGGCGCGCTCGAGTACGGCGAAGGCGGCATGTCCTTCATTGAGATGACAAACCTCCGGTCGAATTCCGAGTGTTTGAAGAAGCCGCCAGCCACCGATGCCGAGCACGAGTTCCTGTTTGAGCCGCAGTTCCGGCCCGCCACCGTACAGTTCTCCGGTAATGCCCCGATGTACGGGAGGATTGGCCGGATCGTTGGTATCGAGCAGGTAGAGTGTGAGCTGTCCCACTCGTGCCTGCCATGCCCTCAGCCACACCTTGGAACCCGGCAAGGAAATCTCGATCCGCACCCACTCCCCCGCTTTATCCCGAACAGGTAAAATGGGCAATTGCGACGGATCATTGTAGGGATATAGTGCCTGCTGCTTTCCGTTCCGGTCGATCATCTGACGGAAATAGCCCTGCTGGTAAAGCAGCCCGACGCCGACCAGCGGGATCCCCAGACAACTGGCGGCCTTGAATTGGTCTCCCGCTACATTGCCCAGCCCTCCCGAGTAGATAGGCAGGGCCTCACTCAGCATGAACTCCATGCTGAAATATGCGATGGAAGTCAAGGGAGCGTTCGGATACATCCGTTCAAACCATCGGGACCGGTCTTTATCCTGCCGTCTAGCTTCCAATGTCGCCTCTATCTTTCGGAGGTAATTTGAATCTTTGGCCAAATGTTGAAGCCGGGCCCGTGATGCTGTTAGCAGCACAAGCCACGGATTTCGGGTCAGAGACCAGAGTTCCGGCTCCAGTTCACTCCATAGCTCATCAAAGGAGTGATCCCACGACCAATGTAGATCCAGAGCGATTTCAGCGAGGGGCTCCATCCCTTCGACCTGAATTCCGGGAAACAGAAGATCTAAACGCTCCATAGCTGGGGTATCCTTTCGTAGAAGTCAAACGGAAAAACTGGGGGTGCACGTAGAAATTGTCAAACTACATTAAAATGCTATAGTCGAACGATGTTGAAATCCACATTTTTGGCAATAGCTGTTTCCCGATGGCAAGCCGATCCATCGATGCGAAATGTAAGATTTCTACGTCTTCTAAGGGAATTGGCGGATTCTAACATCCCGTTTATTCACCACGGAGACACGGAGGGCACGGAGAAAATTTTGGAATTCTTATGGGATTCCTCCGTGATCTCTGTGCTTGCGTGGTAAAATAAAAGTTTTAAGAGCGGCTCACTCCCTAACTACATATGATTTTTCCTGATTGTTGTGTAGAAAGAAAAACGTTTTTTTCCAGTCGGTAAGGCAGTTACTTCATCGGCAAACCGCTCATTCCAACCTCGGGGTATTGGAATAAATCTTTGGCCTCATCGAACGATTCGGTTCAATTGCAAGAGGTACAGAAAATGAGAGAAATTATCGCATTGAGCGTCTTTTTGATTTTGACGGGACTGGTCATTTTCCTTGTCCTGAAAAAGCACATCGGCAATGGTCTCACTGCCATTTTATTGGCTTTCGCACTGATTTCCGGCTGGAGCATCGCCAACCATGACTGGATGCGGAACGTCCGGTGGGAGGTCCCGGGCATCCAGCCTTTTGAAGACAAGGTCCAAAGCATCAAGCGGGAAGCGATCTCGGCCATTGAAGAGGAATCCAATGCTCGCCGCAAAGCTCTTGCGGCTATGATTGAAGATGTGAAAAGCGCTTCCCAAAACCTGGAAGAGAAGAAAAAGATGGATGAAACGCTCATACAAGCTGCAAAGAAGCTGGATGACGGGCTGAAAGTTCAGGAACAGCGCATGAGGGAACTTCAGGGGCTTGCAGAGAATACGAAGGAGCAGATGATCGCCGTTCACGATGCGACGGCCAACCTCGCCCTCGTGCTCACCCGCCTCATTTACTTGCAGCTCGAAACGAAGGGAGAACCGGGAAACGAGAGGGAAATGAGAGTGAAGCAAGAGATCCTGGACAGTCTGGATCATGTGGTCGGCATGGCCATCCCCAATCCGGAGGAGCGCGAAAAATTCATCTCAGAAGTGAAGAATTTGGTTCCCGCTCCACAATGAAACAGTCACAACAAAAAATGAAAAAAGGCAAAGAGATGCAAGGTGATAGGGAAAGAGGGAAACGCCCTTGAAAAGCGATGTCATCATGAGGCGTGAGCCTTCTTTCATAAAATTTATATGAACAGCCGTCATTTCAGCAGAGGAACAATATCTCCCGCCTTGCCGATAAGACTCAAGTGATAGGCAGCCGTGTAAGGGGTCGGCTCCAGATTGATCTCCACCACCATGGCTCCCGCATTCTTGGCCTGCATTCCCATGGAAGCCGCCGGCTGCACCGTCCCTGAAGTGCCGATCACCATCATCAAATCGCATTTTTGCACCGTACTGTACGCCTGATCCAAAATTTTCGGGTCGAGCATTTCCCCGAACCAGACCACATGGGGACGCAAAAGAGATCCACAAGCCTTGCACAGGGGGAGTTCCGGAAGGGGCACCGTCCGGTCCTCCACCAGGCCGCTGCAACCGGTGCAGCGAAGCCACCAGATATTGCCGTGAAGCTCCAGAATATTTCTGCTGCCCGCCTTGTGGTGGAGACCGTCGATGTTTTGAGTGATGAGAGTGAAGTGGGGCACTTTCTTTTCGATTTCAGCCAAGGCAAAATGCGCAGCATTGGGCTTGAGCGGGGCCAGCAGTTCCCTGCGCCAGTTATAAAATTCCCAGACCAGCCTGGGGTCGCGGGCAAAGGCTTCCGGAGTGGCAAGATCTGTTGCCCGGTACTGCCGCCACAAACCGCCCTCACCCCTGAAAGTCGGGACTCCGGATTCCGCCGAAATGCCGGCACCCGTCAGAACAACGACCCGTTTGGACTGTGCCAGCTTTTCTTTCACGACACGGATTTTTTCTTCAGCGGACTGTTCGATCATGACCGATCCTTCCTGTTCGAAGGTGAGAAAAAGAGGGCAAAAAACGCGGAGAGAAATCTCTTCGAGGCTGCAGAAAGCGATTGCAGCCTCGAAGAGGCGACTGTGGAAGAGAGCGGCCGCCCCTTCCCCTCCCATTTACAGGGAAAGAAGACAAAAAAACTGACGGTTCCAATCGTTATTCATGGGAAGGAATCAGCTGGCCGATCCCCCGGATCTCATGAGATCATCGAAATAATCGATGGTCTTGCGCAGACCTTCTTCCAGCGGGATTTTGGGTTCCCAGTTCAAATGCTGCTTGGCCAGAGTGATATCGGGTCTCCGCATGGTGGGATCATCTTCGGGCAAAGGTTTGAAGATCAGCTCCGACTTCGATTTTGTCATGGCGATCACTTTTTCGGCCAGTTCCAGGATGGTGAATTCCCCAGGGTTCCCCAGGTTTACAGGCCCTGTGAAACTGTCAGGCGTGTTCATGAGCCGGATAAAACCCTCGATCAGATCGTCTACGTAGCAAAAAGAGCGGGTCTGGGTCCCCTTGCCATAAATGGTGATGGGTTTCCCTTCCAGGGCCTGGACGATAAAGTTGGACACCACACGGCCATCCTGCGGATGCATACGCGGGCCGTAGGTATTGAATATACGGGCCACTTTGATGAGCAACTTATGCTGACGGTGATAATCGAAGAAAAGGGTTTCGGCGCAACGCTTGCCTTCATCATAGCAGGAACGCCGACCGATGGGATTCACATGGCCCCAGTAGCTTTCCTGCTGAGGATGCACTTTGGGATCACCGTAAACCTCTGATGTGGATGCCTGCATGATTT
This region of Desulforhabdus amnigena genomic DNA includes:
- the glgP gene encoding alpha-glucan family phosphorylase, which translates into the protein MERLDLLFPGIQVEGMEPLAEIALDLHWSWDHSFDELWSELEPELWSLTRNPWLVLLTASRARLQHLAKDSNYLRKIEATLEARRQDKDRSRWFERMYPNAPLTSIAYFSMEFMLSEALPIYSGGLGNVAGDQFKAASCLGIPLVGVGLLYQQGYFRQMIDRNGKQQALYPYNDPSQLPILPVRDKAGEWVRIEISLPGSKVWLRAWQARVGQLTLYLLDTNDPANPPVHRGITGELYGGGPELRLKQELVLGIGGWRLLQTLGIRPEVCHLNEGHAAFAVLERARCFMEENDQPFDIALAAVRPGNLFTTHTPVAAGFDLFPPALMEQYLGAYAQQRLGISIDKLLALGRANSNDSLEPFNMAYLAVRGSGAVNGVSRLHGQVSRRIFQPLFPRWPEKEVPIGHVTNGIHVATWDSAMADLLWTNACGKERWLGEMETLETDLRSVSDVDLWQMRSQARQIFVENVRNRLSRQLAERGAAPEEIARARRIFDPDILTMGFARRFVAYKRPNLLLHDPARLIRILTDPQRPVQLAIAGKAHPDDASGQAMIEDWMNFICRQEVRSHVIFLSDYDMELTQQLVQGVDLWLNTPRRPWEACGTSGMKVLVNGGLNLSELDGWWAEAYTPEVGWALGDGMEHDDDPGWDAFEADQLYTLLEQEVIPMFYMRNHDGIPAEWISHMRESMARLTGRFSANRVVREYTEKYYLPSAAAYQSRASEKGRLGARIVDWQRTLEQNWLQVRFGTVTVETDEKQFRFEVQVYLGDLDPNAVCVEIYADGNQDDRPVRREMERGRQLSGAHGYVYHARVPAVGSVMDYTARVIPKGPDAAIPLEAPYILWQH
- a CDS encoding SIR2 family NAD-dependent protein deacylase translates to MIEQSAEEKIRVVKEKLAQSKRVVVLTGAGISAESGVPTFRGEGGLWRQYRATDLATPEAFARDPRLVWEFYNWRRELLAPLKPNAAHFALAEIEKKVPHFTLITQNIDGLHHKAGSRNILELHGNIWWLRCTGCSGLVEDRTVPLPELPLCKACGSLLRPHVVWFGEMLDPKILDQAYSTVQKCDLMMVIGTSGTVQPAASMGMQAKNAGAMVVEINLEPTPYTAAYHLSLIGKAGDIVPLLK
- a CDS encoding UDP-glucuronic acid decarboxylase family protein, which translates into the protein MHIRKRCAVTGGAGFLGSHLCERLLKDGYDVLCIDNFYTGSKRNILHLLNNPYFELYRHDITYPLYIEVDEIYNLACPASPIHYQNDPVQTTKVNVHGSINMLGLAKRVRAKIMQASTSEVYGDPKVHPQQESYWGHVNPIGRRSCYDEGKRCAETLFFDYHRQHKLLIKVARIFNTYGPRMHPQDGRVVSNFIVQALEGKPITIYGKGTQTRSFCYVDDLIEGFIRLMNTPDSFTGPVNLGNPGEFTILELAEKVIAMTKSKSELIFKPLPEDDPTMRRPDITLAKQHLNWEPKIPLEEGLRKTIDYFDDLMRSGGSAS